The Leifsonia williamsii genome includes a region encoding these proteins:
- a CDS encoding ABC transporter permease: MTDAHTEPGNTEPDEAEHASVEPADTEAAPAGAVRRFREGPHLPALVVTLIVTVVAGLFAGTYSWAMGDPQPHDIPLGMVSSTYTPAQLEAELEARTGTTFVVSAYDTEGDAERAISEQEVYGAVVEQADQTVRLYVSSASGASVARLLQSDALRLEQTLGRPITVIDTHPLGPKDPNGLVLFYVALAAVIIGFVGAIQTRVNAARLTLGGELFWDVVRSVLGGFAIAFTVGPLLGVLLIPFFPVWGVLALTMLIAGATYSFWRVLLGARWAMLPTWFIFVLISNPSSGGAVAPELLPPFYEFMGRWLPTGATVRAVRDLTYFPGDLHAEPYIVLAVWLVAALGLFVAVRLLRYGPGAPGEDLHEWRGWPRSARTEIRGDTPGAVA; encoded by the coding sequence ATGACCGACGCACACACCGAGCCCGGGAACACGGAGCCGGACGAAGCAGAGCACGCAAGCGTCGAGCCCGCGGACACGGAGGCCGCACCGGCGGGAGCCGTGCGCCGCTTCCGCGAGGGCCCGCACCTCCCGGCGCTCGTCGTCACCCTCATCGTCACGGTCGTCGCAGGCCTCTTCGCCGGTACGTACAGTTGGGCGATGGGCGACCCGCAGCCGCACGACATCCCGCTCGGCATGGTGTCGTCCACCTACACGCCCGCGCAGCTGGAGGCCGAGTTGGAGGCGCGCACGGGCACCACGTTCGTCGTCAGCGCGTACGACACCGAGGGCGACGCCGAGCGCGCGATCAGCGAGCAGGAGGTCTACGGCGCCGTCGTCGAGCAGGCCGACCAGACCGTGCGGCTCTACGTGTCGAGCGCCTCCGGGGCGTCGGTCGCGCGCCTCCTGCAGTCCGACGCCCTGCGGCTGGAGCAGACGCTCGGCCGGCCGATCACGGTGATCGACACGCACCCGCTCGGCCCGAAGGACCCGAACGGGCTGGTGCTGTTCTACGTGGCGCTCGCGGCCGTGATCATCGGCTTCGTCGGCGCCATTCAGACCCGGGTCAACGCGGCACGGCTGACGCTGGGCGGCGAGCTGTTCTGGGACGTGGTCCGCTCGGTGCTCGGCGGGTTCGCGATCGCGTTCACGGTGGGGCCGCTGCTCGGCGTGCTGCTCATCCCCTTCTTCCCGGTCTGGGGCGTGCTCGCCCTCACCATGCTGATCGCGGGCGCCACCTACAGCTTCTGGCGGGTGCTGCTCGGGGCGCGCTGGGCGATGCTGCCGACCTGGTTCATCTTCGTGCTGATCAGCAACCCGTCGTCGGGCGGCGCGGTCGCGCCCGAGCTGCTGCCGCCCTTCTACGAGTTCATGGGCCGCTGGCTGCCGACCGGCGCGACGGTCCGGGCGGTGCGCGACCTCACGTACTTCCCCGGCGACCTTCACGCCGAGCCGTACATCGTGCTGGCCGTGTGGCTTGTCGCGGCGCTGGGCCTGTTCGTCGCCGTGCGGCTGCTGCGGTACGGGCCGGGGGCGCCGGGCGAGGACCTCCACGAGTGGCGCGGGTGGCCGCGGTCGGCGAGGACGGAGATCCGGGGCGACACGCCGGGGGCGGTCGCGTAA